GCGCCGGTACCAGCAGTACCCCCACGAGCTCTCGGGCGGAATGAAGCAGCGCGTGCTCATCGCCGCGGCCGTCGCACTGGAGCCGGAGGTGCTCATCGCCGACGAGCCGACCTCGGCGCTCGATGTGACTGTGCAGAAGACCATTCTCGATCTGCTTGACCGGATGCGCCGCGAGTTGGGCCTGGGGATCCTCCTGATCACCCACGACCTCGCGGTGGCGGGTGACCGCGCGGAACACGTCGTCATCATGGAGCGCGGGCGGGTAGTTGAGTCGGGCCCGGCAAGCGAGACGCTGGCGAACCCGCGGGAGGCGTACTCGCGCCGCCTGCTTGCCGACGCCCCCTCGCTCGCCGTCGCCAATGCCCACCACCGCCCTGCTTTATCGGGCGAGACGCTCCTGACCGTGGAGAACCTCACCGCACGCTTCGGTGATTTCACTGCTGTGGACGACGTCTCGTTCGAGGTGCAGCGCGGCTCTACCCACGCGCTGGTGGGCGAATCGGGCTCGGGCAAAACGACGACAGGCCGCGCGGTGTCGTTGTTCTACGCGCCGACGCACGGCCGGATCACCCTCGCCGGGGTGGATGTGACAGGTGCGAAGGGCGCGCAGCTGCGCGCGCTGCGTTCGTCCGTGCAGATGGTTCACCAGAACCCGTTCTCCTCGCTGAACCCGAGGATGAGTGTGGAGGACATCGTGGCCGAGCCGCTGCGCAACCTGTCGAACACACCCAAGCGCGCGGCGCGGGCCGCGGCTCGTGAGTTCCTTAACCGCGTCGCGCTGGACCCCGCGCTGGGGGACCGCACAGCGTCGCAGCTCTCAGGTGGCCAGCGCCAGCGCGTGGCAATCGCGCGTGCGCTCATCGTCGAACCGGATCTGGTCGTGCTCGACGAGGCGGTCTCCGCCCTTGACGTCACCGTGCAAGCTCAAATCCTCGAGCTGCTGGAGGAGTTGCAGCAGGAACTCGGCCTGACCTACATCTTCATTTCCCACGACCTGGCGGTTGTGCGGCAGATTTCCGACACCGTCAGCGTGTTCAGCCGCGGCACGCAGGTCGAGTACGGCCCCACCGGCGACGTGTTCGACAACCCGCGCGCAGAGACGACGCGCATGCTTATCGACGCCATCCCCGGCGCCACATTCCGCGCCCGACAGTTAGGAGAATTTCATGTCTGAACAGGCCAACATCATCGACCTCCTCGCCGGCACGCCGCCCGAGCTGGCGGAGTTGCGCCGCGCTCGCCCCGACGCAGTGGCGAATGCGGAGCTCAGTTTCACGGCGCTGTTCGAACCCGGGGATGAAAAGGATTTTCCCCAGGCGTGGCGCTACGCCGTGGCCGTCTTCATCGCCGGCGTCTCCGGGCAGGACGAGGCCGCGCGGTTCTACCGCGACCTGCTCGAGGATGAACTTGACGGGCGTGCCGGAGAGCTTGGACTGGATGAGGCAATTGGGCAGGGACTGTCCGCTGGCCCGTACGACACCGGGGACTTCGTCGTGTTCGACCTCGGGGAAGGGCCTCAGGGCCGCGCGTTGTCCGCCGCATTCGACTTTGCCCACCTGCTGACGTTCCACCCGAAGGACGCCACACCTGCGGCCATCGGCCATCTGCAAAGCGCGGGGTGGAGCGATGACGCGATTGTTTCGCTGGCGCAGCTGATCTCGTTTGTTGCCTTTCAGCTGCGGGTGGCCCACGGTCTGCGGGTGCTTTCCGGTGCCGTGGAGTGGGCGTCGCCAAGCGAAATTGTTCGTGCCGCAGGGGTGGCTGACCCGAGCTGGGAACCGGGCCCACGCACGCTGATTCCGGAGGTCGTGGCACCGGCGCGCTTTGTCAACCACTCGCTGGGATGGAAGCCCTGGCTGGCGGACCTGCCCAAGGACGAGTTCACGCAGGAGCACAAGGATGCGCTCATTCAACCGCAGCGCATCGACTCAGAGTACTTTCGTCTGCTTGCGCGCGACCCTGCGGCTCTGAAGGCGCGCACCCTGACGGACATCGACATTTTCTACAACACGGAGGGCGGCCTGGGGCGCGCGGAGCGCGAGCTCGCCGCGACGGTGGTGTCTCGTCTGAACGGGTGCGAGTACTGCGCTTCGGTCCACCAGGCGCGGAGCAAGGAGGAAGGCGGGGACCCCGAGGCGATTGACCGGCTCCTGGAGGAGGGGGTGGGCGCCGACCTCGGTTCCCCGCTGTGGAACGCGCTGCAAAAGGCGGCCGCGGCGCTCACCCAGACGCCGTTCGAGTTCTCTGCGGAGCACGTCCGGGTGCTGCGGGAGGAGGGGCTCGATGACCTCGCGCTGATCGATCTGGTCAATTCTGCGGCGTTCTTCAACTGGGCGAACCGTCTGATGCTCACGCTGGGAGAACCCGACGTGCCCAAGCGCTTTCGCTGAGACCGGTAAGTTGAGGGGCATGAAGGTATTCCTCGTCGACGATCACTCCGTATTCCGCGCCGGCGTGCGCGCAGAGCTCTCCGCCGCCGCCGGTGTGGAGATCGTCGGCGAGGCCGGTTCGGTGGGTGAGGCCGTCCGCGGCATCGATGAAGCGGCGCCGGACGTGGTGCTTCTCGACGTCCACATGCCCGACGGCGGCGGTCTCGCTGTGATCCGAGGCGTGGCCGCGGAGACGAAGTTTCTCGCCCTGTCCGTCTCCGACGCCGCGGAGGACGTCATCGCGCTGATCCGCGCCGGGGCGCGCGGGTACGTGACCAAGAACATCGGCGGTGCCGAACTCGCCGAGGCTATCGCGCGGGTGCACGGTGGCGACGCCTATTTTTCTCCGCGCCTGGCGGGTTTCGTGCTCGACGCGTTTGCCTCGGGCGGGGTGGTGGACGACCCGGAGGGTGAGCCGGTCAAGGTCGAGGACCCGCTTGTCGACGCCCTGACAAGGCGCGAACTCGAAGTCCTGCGACTGCTCGCCCGCGGCTACACGTACAAGGAGATCGGCAAACAGCTGTTCATCTCGGTGAAGACGGTGGAGACGCACGCGTCGAACATCCTGCGCAAGACGCAGACGTCGAACAGGCACCAGCTGACGCGGTGGGCCGCGGACCGCGACTTGGATTAGACCTGGATTAGACCTGCACTAGAACTGCACTATATTTAGAAAACCCGTTCGACCTCGGGGCTTGCTGGTGTCGTAGCGTGAGTGCATACTAAGGGGCGTGAGTGGAACACCTATTCGACTGCCCCGGGAGCAGTCTAGCCGCGCGGATCGCATCGCCGAGCTCCGCTCACGCATGGCCGCGATGGGCGGGGAGGCGCCGGAACGCGTCGTCCCGGAGACCGATACTCTGGCGCTCGGGGAGAAGTTTCGAACAGTTTTGCCCGACGGAGGGTTGCCGCGCCGGGCGGTGAGCCAGGTGAGCGACACGCCCGCGCTGGTGGTGGAGATACTGGACGCCGTGACCGCCGAAGGCGGGTTCGCGGCAGTGGTGGGCTGGCCGGATCTGTCATATGCGGGCATCGCCGCCCTGGACCAAATCATCGCGGTGCCGGAGCCGGGCATCGACCCGCTTAGCGTGGCGGGTGTGCTCGCGGAAGGCCTCGATCTTGTGGTGCTGCACACCGCGCAGCCCATCAATGTGAGCCCGGTACGCGCCCGCCCGCTGCTGGCGCGAGTGCGCAAGGGCCGGGCCGCCCTAGTCACGGTCAACGCCCACGTGCCGTCACCCGCGCTGAGCATCACCGGCCGGGTGGCAGGGTTCCACGGCATCGGACGCGGGGCCGGGCGGATCATGGGGATGGACATGCGCGTCGAGGCCGCCGGGCATCGGACCGCCTCCGCGACGATCACTCTGGGCCAGACTCCGGGCCGGGTGGGACTGAAGGCGGTGAAGTGAGGTGCGCGTGGCCGCTGTCTGGTTTCCGGACTGGCCCGTGCAGGCGGCGCGCCTCGACGCGGAGGACGAGCTGTCCGAACCGATCGCGGTTGTGGCGCAGCACCGCGTGAAGGTGTGCTCGCGGGCGGCGCGCGGCCGCGGTGTGCGGCGCGGGATGAAAGTCCGCCACGCCCAGGCGCTGGTGCCGGAGCTGACGGTAGTCGACGACAATCCCGACCGCGACGGACGGATGTTTGCCGCGCTGGCGGGCAGTTTCGACGACGTCGCCTCCTCGGTGGAGGTCCTGCGCCCGGGGCTTGTGGTGGTGGATCTCGCGGCCGCGGGAAAATTCCACGGCAGCGAGGCCAGAGCGACGGAGATGCTTATCGACGCTGCTGCGCGCCGCGGTATCGACGCACTTGCAGGGGTGGCCGACGAGATTGCCACCGCGGTGATAGCCACCCGTTCGTCCGCGGTCGTCCCGCCGGGCGGTTCGGCCGAGTTTCTCGCGGCACAGCCTCTGCGAATGCTGCTTGCGGAGGTGTCCCTGGCCGCCGACCCGGAGTCGGTCAAGGCGCTCGGCCAGCTGGGGCTGTCTACGTTGGGTGATATCGCGGCGGTGCCGGCGACGGCGATGTCCACGCGCTTCGGCGAGCGCGGAACCCACATCCACCGGATCGCCCGGGCGGCCCCCGACCGGCGGGTGGCCCCGGATCTGCCGGTGGTGGACTTGGCGGTGGCCGTGACGCCGGAGGACCCGATCGAGCGGGTGGACGCGGCGGCGTTCGCGGCGCGCGCCCTGGCGGCGAGTCTGCACGAGCGGCTCAAGGCGGCCGGGAGGGTGTGCCTGCGCCTGAAGGTCACGGCCGAGCTGGGCAACGGCGAGCGAGTAGAGCGCGTGTGGCGCACGCGGGAGGCGCTGACGGAGTCGGCGACGGCGGACCGGGTGCGCTGGCAGCTCGACGGCTGGCTCACCGGCGGCGGAGCCGGTGAGATCACTTCGCTGATACTGGAGCCGCTCGAGGTGGCGGAGCCGGAAATGGTGGGTGAGCTGTGGACGGACGGCACCACTACGGATGAGGCGCGGCGCGTGGTCGAGCGGGTGCAGTCTCAACTGGGCATTGATGCGGTACTCCAACCCCGGCTCGTGGGTGGGCGCGGTGTGGCCGAGCGCGTGGAGCTCGTCCCCTACGGGGAGAGCAGGAAGGAACCCGCACCGGCGCCGTGGCCGGGGGCGATCCCGCCACCGCTGCCGGCGCGCCTCGGCGGCGGGATCGACCACCCGGCGTCGAAAGTTCAGCTGATCGACGCAGGCGCGAAACACGTCGGAGTCACCGCCGAAGTCCTCCTCACCTCTGCCCCCTACGCCCTGGGGTGGGGCAGAAAACGCTACCTGGTCACGGGTTGGGCCGGCCCCTGGCCTGTGGACGAGGGCTGGTGGGGCACGGTGTCCACCAGCGTGTACACCAGGGTGGCGCGACTGCAGGTGGTGGGCACGCGCGAGAACGGCGGCGAACCGTGCGGGTGGCTGCTGGTGTGGTCCCGGCAGCGCTGGCGGGTGGAGGCCATCTACGGCTAGGGGGCGAGCCTAGGATTTGGAGATGTCGATGACGAGGCGCGTCGGGTCGTCGAGAAGCTGAACCGAGTAGGGCAGCGCGGCGCGCAGGCCCACCACGATTTGGGTGCGCCCGTCATAGGTGCCGGCGTTGACGAGGTCCACAACGTTGGACGAACTGGTGGAGATGTCGATCGGGGTCTCCTCCGCCCCGTTGACGGTGCCGTCGATCTTCACGTTGAGGTGGGCGTTGCCCGTTATCGTGATGGGCTTGCCCGTGGTTTCCTGCATGGGGGAGGCGACGTAGTCGACGAACCAGCCGGGTGTGCCCGTGCCATCGAGCTCGATAACCAGGCGGTCGAAACCGCTGTGGCTTTCCATGGTGATCCCGCTGACAGTGAGGTGCGCCGGTGCGTCGGGGCGCTGCGTCTTGGGGGACTGGTCCATGGCGTGCTGCACCCCGCCGACCTTGGCGGTGACGGTATCCCCGGAGTAGCCGGCCGAGCACGCGGACACTGCCGCCGCGGCGACGCACGCCGCAGCCACTGCACCTATTCCCCGAAAACGTCTAGCCGACAAAGACATATCTGACACCGTAACCATTCCGGCCGGGATTCTAAAATTTATTCACCCTCTCCCCGAAAAAGGTTACAAAACTGTTGCGTAAATGAGCGGGTAAGGTGGGGAGCCATGAGTGCCAGCGGAGACGACATCTTCTGTTCGGATGTGGAAGTGGAGCCTCTGCCGGGAACAGCGAAGCAGGGCGATGTCTACGTGCTGTTTGAGTGGCCGGGCCCCTGGAGCCACGACGTGCTCGACGGCGGCACCCTCGGGGAGGAGCTCTCGGCCGAGATCAAGGCACACCTGAAGAAGTTCGGCGCATCGCTGCAGCTCATCCGCCACCCCACGCGCGAGGGACGGCGCATTGATGACCACCACCTCTACATCGTCCACACACGCATCGGCCTGACCGAGGTCAAGCACGTGGAGGGGCCGGAGGCGATCCTGCAACTCGACCTGTCAGGGCCGGGAAAGAACCATGCGATGGCGCGCCCGACCCCGCTAGTTCTCGTGTGCACGCACGGCAAACGCGACCGGTGCTGCGCCGTCAAGGGGCGTCCCCTGGTGAGCGAGCTAGAAAAGATCTACCCGTTCAACCGGGGCAGCGATGTGGTGTGGGAAACCTCGCACATCAAGGGCCACCGCTTCGCCGCCACGTTGCTGCTCATGCCGTGGGGCTACAGCTTCGGGCGGATGAACCTGGAGGCGACGGAGGCGATGATCGCCGACGCGATGCGCGGGCAGTACTTCGTGCCCGGCAACCGGGGCCGCGGCACATTCTCACCCGTTGCGCAGGCCGCGGAGGTCGGGGTGGCCGCCCACCTCGCCGCAGAGGGAACGCGCATCAGCTACGGCCAGCTCGAGGTCGTGGGCGAGGACGTCAGCGGCGAAAAAGCGCTGGTAACGCTAATCGACGCCTCCACCAGCGCGACCTTCGAAGCGACCATGCGCCGTAGCGCGGTCTCCGGTGTCCTCTCCTCCTGCGGCGAGGAACCGAAGGAGGGCGCTGTGTGGGGCGTCGATAAGCTCGAGCGAACTAGCGGCGCATGACCTTCTTGGACAGCCAGTTGCCCAGGAACTGGGCGAGCTGGACCATGACCACGATGACGATCACAGCCGCGAAGGTCACGGCGGGCTCGAACTGGCGGTAGCCGTACACGATGGCGAAGTCGCCCAGCCCGCCGCCGCCGATGTAGCCGGCCATGGCGGACATGTCGATCACGGCGATGAAGATGAAGGTGTAGCCGAGGATCAGCGGGCCGAGCGCCTCCGGCAGGATCACCGTCCGAATGATGCGCCACGGGCCGGCGCCCATTGAGCGCGCTGCCTCGATCATCCCGGGGTCGATGGAGACCAGGTTCTGCTCCACGATGCGGGCGACGGTGAAGGTTGCCGCCACGCACATGACGAAGGTCGCCGCGCCGCGCCCGATTGTCGTTCCCACCACCTGCAACGTGATGGGGTAGAGCATCGCGATCATGATGATGAAGGGAATCGGCCGGAAGAAGTTCACCAACACGTTGATGAGCCAGTAAACGGGCCTATTCTGCAGGATCGCGCCGGGGCGGGTGGTGTAGAGGAATACACCGAGGACGAGGCCGAAGAAGCCGCCCACGACCATGGTGATGGCGACCATGTACAGGGTGTCGCCGATGGCCTCGACAAACGTTGGGCCGAGGCGCTCCCAGTTGGGCTGGGCGAGGATTAGCTGGTTGCTCATCGGACGATCTCCTCAATGTCGGTGGTGCGCTTAAGCGTGGCCAGGAACTGGCTGATCGCGGCGTCGTCACCCGTCAAGCGCACGGTCATCTTGCCGAAGGAGTGGCTTTGCAGGGTGGTCACGCCGCCGTGCACCGGCTGCACATTCACCCCGGCCGCGCGGGCGGATTCCACGGCGCCGAAGAATTCTGAGTTCTCGCTGAGGTCCACGGTAAACAGACGTCCCGGCTGTGCGAGCAGGTCGCGGGCCTCGACCTCGTCGGGCGTGTTGCGCAGCGAAGTGGACACGAAGCGCTGCGCGACCTGCGTGCGCGGGTTGGAGAACACCTCGTAGACCGAGCCGTACTCGACAACCTTCCCGCCCTCCATCACGGCGACCTTGTCGGCGATGGAGCGGACGACCTCCATCTCGTGGGTGATCACCACGATGGTGATGCCCAGCTCCTCGTTGACGCGGCGCAGTACAGCGAGGACCTCGCGGGTGGTTTCCGGGTCGAGGGCGGAGGTGGCTTCGTCGGCAAGCAGGAGAGAGGGGTTGGTGGCCAGCGCGCGGGCGATGCCGACGCGCTGCTTCTGGCCGCCCGAGAGCTGCTCTGGGTAGTTCGAACCGCGATCGGACAGGCCGACGAATTCGAGCAGCTCAGCCACGCGGCGCTTGCGCTCGGCGGCCGGCATCCCGGCCAAAGTGAGCGGGTATTCGATGTTGCCCGCAGCGGTGCGCGAGTTGAACAGGTTGAACTGCTGGAAGATCATGCCGACGTTGCGGCGGATACCGCGCAGCTCGCGCTCTTTCATGCCGACGACGTTGGTGCCGTCGAGAAGCAGCTCACCACCGGTTGCGGTGTCGAGGCCGTTGATCAGGCGCACAAGCGTCGACTTGCCGGCACCCGAGTACCCGATGACGCCGAGGATCTCACCGGGCTGCACGGTCAGGGTGACGCCGTCGACGGCGGTCACTGCCCGCTTACCCGTGGTGAACACTTTGGACACGTCCCGGAACTCAACCCGGGTGCCGGTGGAAGACACTACTTGTACTCCTCCACCAGACCGTCGAGGATCTCGTTGAGCTCCTCCTTGTCACGCTTGACCTGGACGGCGGTTCCGCCGGAATCCTGGTTCAGGGCCTCGGTGACTTCGTCGGAGTGCCAGACCTCGACGAGCTTGGCGTAGGTCTCGTTGTCCAGCTGGTCGCCCTTGACCGTGAACACGTTGATGTAAGGCTCAGCCAGCTCGGAATTCGGGTCGTCGGCGGCGACGGAGGACGCCGGGTCGATGCCCGCGCGGGACAACCAGTTGTTGTTGATCACCGCGGGTCGGCCCTCGTTGTAGGCGGACGGGGTCTGCGCGGCGTCGACCGCGACGACGGAGACCTTTGAGGCGGACTCGTCGATGTCAGCCGGGGTCGGGGTGAGCTTCGGCGCACCCTCCTTGAGGGTGACCAGCCCGGCCTGGACGAGCACGTTGATGGCGCGGCCCTGGTTGGACGGGTCGTTCGGCACCGCGACTTCCTCTCCCTCAATGCCGTCGAGGGAGTCGTGGTCCTTCCAGTAGAGGCCGAGGATGTTGATCTCACCGGAGCCGATGATGCGCAGGTCCTTGCCGGCGGAGGCGTTGTACTGCGCCTGGTAGTTGATGGTCTGGAACTTGGAGATCTCGATTTGGTCCTCGTCGAGGGCCGGGTTGACCGGCGGATACTCGGTGAAGCGGACGATGTCGAGGTCGATACCCTCCTCCTCGGCCTTCTTCTCGAAGGCGGTCCAGGCCTGCTGGTCCGCGTCGGTGGTTCCGATCTTCACGGTGACCTTGCCGTCGCCTGATGCGTTGCTGGAGTTGGTCTCGCTACCGCAGGCCACCAGGCTGGTGGCGGCGATGGCGGTGGCGGCGATGGCGGCCGCGAAACGCTTGAGCTGCATGGTGTGTCCTTATGTTTCGGGTGCTACTTGGACTCGAGGTTGTCCAGAATCTCGTTGAGCTCCGCTTTATCGCGCTTGACCGGAACGGAGGTGCCCTTCGAGTCCTGGGCGACGGCCTCGGTGACCTTCGGGTCGTGCCAGATCTCGACGAGCTTGTTCAGCGTCTCGTTGTCGATGTCACCCTCGCGCGCGGCGAAGACGTTGATGTAGGGCTCGGCCTCTTCGGAGTTCGGGTCGTCCTGGAAGACGGCCAGGCTCGGCTCGATCCCGGCGCGGTCGAGCCAGGTGTTGTTGATGATGGCCGGCCGGCCCTCGTTGTAGGCGGACGGCGTCTGCGCGGCGTCGACAGGAACGACGGTGACCTTGGAGGCTGCCTTGTCAATGTCGGCCGGGGTGGGGGCCAGCGAGTCCTCCACGCCGTCCTTCAGCGTGACCAGGCCCGCCTGGACGAGCACGTTGATGGCGCGGCCCTGGTTCGACGGGTCGTTGGGGACAGCCACCTCTTCGCCCTCGATGCCGTTGAGGGAGTCGTGGTCCTTCCAGAACAGAGCCAGCGGCACAATCTCGGTTGAACCGACGATGCGCAGGTCGTTGCCGGAGTTCTTGTTGTACTCGGCGAGGTACTTGATGTGCTGGAATTTGTTCACGTCCAGCTCACCCTGGGCGAGAGCCTCGTTGACGGGCGCGTAGTCGGAGAACTGCACGATGTCTAGGGTGATGCCCTGCTCGGCGGCGAGGTCGCCGAAGACGGACCACGCCTGCTGGTCTGCGTCGGTCGTGCCGATCTTGATGACGGTTTCACCGTTTTCTCCCGTGGTGCCCGGGGCGGCGGTGTCGGCGGAATCGTTGCCGCAGGCAACCAGGCTGGTGGCAGCGATGCCGGCGGCGGCGATGGTGGCGAGCACGCGGTTGAGGCGCATGAGGTCTCCTTGTGCGTTGAGGGAATGTATGTCGAGGGTTGAATCTATCACCCGCCATACCGCTTAGTCTATTTTTTGGTGCAGGAGCTTACTGAGCGGTCTGTTTTCGGGCCCGTCGCGTCATTGCCTCCGAAGTTCTATACTGGCCTCCATTCGAAGCTCTCCTTTCCTCCACATGGAGACCACATGAAAATAGCGCTTTTCGCCACATGCATCGTGGATGCGATGTTTCCCCGCGTGGCCATCGCAACCACCAAAATTCTCGAACGCCTCGGCCACGAGGTCGTTTTCCCCCAAAACCAGGTGTGCTGCGGGCAGATGCACATCAACAGCGGTTACTTGGCCGACGCCCTCCCCGTGGTGCGCAACCATGTCACTGCGTTCGAGGGTTCCGACTACATCGTCGCACCCTCCGGCTCGTGTGTCGCTTCGGTAAAGCACCAGCAGCCACTCGTCGCCCGCAAGGGCGGCGACAGCGGTTTGGAGGAGGCAGCCAACCACGTGGGGGACCGTACCTACGAGCTGTCGCAGTTCTTGGTTGACGTCCTCGGCGTCAGCGACGCCGCCGAGCTCGGTTCCTACTTCCCCCACCGCGTCACATACCATCCCTCCTGCCACGGAAAACGCATGCTCCGCCTGGGGGAGCGCCCCATCAACCTGGTCCGCACCGTCGAAGGCATCGACTTGCGCAAGCTTCCCGACGCCGACGAGTGCTGCGGTTTCGGGGGGACGTTCTCCTTCAAGAATCCCGCTGTTTCAGGGGCCATGGCGGCCGCGAAAATCGAGAACATTGAAGAATCCGGAGCCGATATCTGCACCGCCGGGGACGCCTCCTGCCTGCTGCATATTGACGGAGCGATGATGAAGCGGGGCGTCGATAAGCGCACCTTGCATTTTGCCGAGATTCTCGCATCAACGAAGGAGCAGCCATGGTCAATCTAGGGATCCCCTCCTACGGCGAGGGAAACATCAACCTGGAACAGCCGTTTCCGCTCTCAGCGAGAGAACAGATGCGCAACACCCAGATGCGCGAGAATATCGGGCGCGCGACGCGCTCGATTCGCCGCAAGCGTGCGAACGTCGTTGAGGAGCTGCCGGACTGGGAGGAGCTGCGCTCAACGGGCTCCGCGGTGAAAGAGCGTGTCATGGCGCACCTGCCGGAGCTGCTGGAGCAGTTCGAGCGGGAGTTCACCAAGCGCGGGGGTGTCGTGCACTGGGCGCGCGATGCCGCCGAAGCCAACTCGATCGTCGAAGGCCTGGTCCGGGGAACAGGCGAGTCAGAAGTGCTCAAGGTCAAGTCAATGGCCACCCAGGAGATCGGGCTCAACGAGCACCTGGAGTCGGTGGGCATCAGCGCGATCGAGACCGACTTGGCGGAGCTGATTGTGCAGCTCGGCAACGACAAGCCCTCACACATTCTCGTCCCCGCAATCCACCGCAACCGCAGGGAGGTGCGGGACATCTTCGCGGGCCACATGCCGGGCCCGCTCACGGATGAGCCGAATGTTCTTGCAAACGCCGCGCGCGACTACCTGCGCGAGAAGTTCCTCTCCGCGAAGGTCGCGATTTCGGGGGCCAACTTCGGCGTGGCGGAGACCGGCACGCTCGCGGTGGTCGAGTCCGAGGGCAATGGCCGGATGTGTCTGACCATGCCGGAGACGCTGATCACTGTGATGGGGATTGAGAAGCTTGTACCCTCCTTCGACGACCTCGAGGCCTTCTTCCAGCTGCTCCCGCGTTCGTCTACCGGCGAGCGAATGAACCCGTACACATCCCTGTGGTCTGGCGTACACGAGGGAGACGGCCCGCAGAACGTGCACCTCGTGCTGCTGGACAATGGCCGCTCGGCGGTTCTGTCGGACCCGGAGGGCCGCTCCGCGCTGCACTGCATCCGTTGCTCGGCGTGTTTGAACGTCTGCCCGGTGTTCGAGCACACCGGTGGCCACGCCTACGGTTCCGTCTACCCGGGGCCGATCGGTGCTATCCTGTCGCCGCAGCTCACGGGCATTGAATCCGAGGCGAACTCCACC
This window of the Corynebacterium qintianiae genome carries:
- a CDS encoding (Fe-S)-binding protein, whose product is MKIALFATCIVDAMFPRVAIATTKILERLGHEVVFPQNQVCCGQMHINSGYLADALPVVRNHVTAFEGSDYIVAPSGSCVASVKHQQPLVARKGGDSGLEEAANHVGDRTYELSQFLVDVLGVSDAAELGSYFPHRVTYHPSCHGKRMLRLGERPINLVRTVEGIDLRKLPDADECCGFGGTFSFKNPAVSGAMAAAKIENIEESGADICTAGDASCLLHIDGAMMKRGVDKRTLHFAEILASTKEQPWSI
- a CDS encoding LutB/LldF family L-lactate oxidation iron-sulfur protein, which produces MVNLGIPSYGEGNINLEQPFPLSAREQMRNTQMRENIGRATRSIRRKRANVVEELPDWEELRSTGSAVKERVMAHLPELLEQFEREFTKRGGVVHWARDAAEANSIVEGLVRGTGESEVLKVKSMATQEIGLNEHLESVGISAIETDLAELIVQLGNDKPSHILVPAIHRNRREVRDIFAGHMPGPLTDEPNVLANAARDYLREKFLSAKVAISGANFGVAETGTLAVVESEGNGRMCLTMPETLITVMGIEKLVPSFDDLEAFFQLLPRSSTGERMNPYTSLWSGVHEGDGPQNVHLVLLDNGRSAVLSDPEGRSALHCIRCSACLNVCPVFEHTGGHAYGSVYPGPIGAILSPQLTGIESEANSTLPFASTLCGACYDVCPVKINIPEILVHLRAESVEKVEKPGQMSVAMDATSRIMRSGRVMALLERALPLARFRIKWLPGLFGGWTQERIIPAPPKQSFRHWFKENR
- a CDS encoding MetQ/NlpA family ABC transporter substrate-binding protein, translating into MRLNRVLATIAAAGIAATSLVACGNDSADTAAPGTTGENGETVIKIGTTDADQQAWSVFGDLAAEQGITLDIVQFSDYAPVNEALAQGELDVNKFQHIKYLAEYNKNSGNDLRIVGSTEIVPLALFWKDHDSLNGIEGEEVAVPNDPSNQGRAINVLVQAGLVTLKDGVEDSLAPTPADIDKAASKVTVVPVDAAQTPSAYNEGRPAIINNTWLDRAGIEPSLAVFQDDPNSEEAEPYINVFAAREGDIDNETLNKLVEIWHDPKVTEAVAQDSKGTSVPVKRDKAELNEILDNLESK
- a CDS encoding MetQ/NlpA family ABC transporter substrate-binding protein; this translates as MQLKRFAAAIAATAIAATSLVACGSETNSSNASGDGKVTVKIGTTDADQQAWTAFEKKAEEEGIDLDIVRFTEYPPVNPALDEDQIEISKFQTINYQAQYNASAGKDLRIIGSGEINILGLYWKDHDSLDGIEGEEVAVPNDPSNQGRAINVLVQAGLVTLKEGAPKLTPTPADIDESASKVSVVAVDAAQTPSAYNEGRPAVINNNWLSRAGIDPASSVAADDPNSELAEPYINVFTVKGDQLDNETYAKLVEVWHSDEVTEALNQDSGGTAVQVKRDKEELNEILDGLVEEYK